A window of Cytobacillus sp. FSL H8-0458 genomic DNA:
CAATAAAAATAGGTGCCCATGATCCAACATGTGTGCTAAGGGCTGCCTGAGTCAATTCTATGCCTGTAAGATCTGAATTCGCATAATCGCCTGATAGCAGGATAATAAACGCAGTAGCAGAACAGATTAAGATTGTATCCACAAATACCCCAAGGGTTTGGATCAGTCCTTGTTTTACAGGATGGGAAACGGCTGCTGTTGCCGCTGCATTTGGTACACTACCCATACCTGCTTCATTTGAGAATAGACCCCTTTTAATACCCATCATCACAGCTGCACCCATGGCTCCGCCAGCGGCCTGATCAATTCCAAATGCACCCTTGACTATGCTGCCAACCAGATTAGGAATTTCAGTAATGTTCATGATGACAATGATGATAGCGACAGCTAAGTATATAACCGCCATAATCGGCACAACAACTTGAGAGACATACGCAATCCTTTTAACACCGCCGAAAATGATAGCCGCCGTTAATACCGCCAATACAATTCCGATTGTTAAACGACTTGTGCCAAACGCTTCATTAAACGCTAAAGAGATGGTGTTCGATTGGACAGAGTTAAAAACCAATCCGAAACAGAATGTAATAATGATTGCAAAAATGATCCCCATCCAGCGCTTATTAAGTCCTTTTTCCATATAGTAGGCAGGTCCTCCGCGGAAACCATCTTTATCTTTAACTTTGTAAATCTGAGCAAGAGTACTTTCAATAAAGCTTGAAGCTCCCCCAATAAATGCGATAAGCCACATCCAGAAGACAGCGCCAGGTCCCCCTGCAGCAATCGCAGTTGCTACACCGGCAATATTACCTGTACCAACACGGGAAGCTGCACTAATAGTGAAAGCCTGAAAAGATGATATCCCTCTTTTGCCTTCAGCAGAAACCATTGCTTTATCGCCCAATATTCTGAACATTTCACCAAAAAATCTTAATTGGACAAACCTGCTTTTAAAGCTGAAAAATAAACCAAGAATAATTAATGCGGCAATCAAAATGTACGTCCATAAAAGATCATTTAGAAAGCCTACGATTGTTTCCAATAAAGCCATGCTATTCCCCCTAAACATTTTTATTATCTTGCAAAAACAACACACTCCTTATAATCTATCAAAAGAATTTTTAATAGACAAGTCGAATATTCATTCGCAGGAGAGAATATTCGATAAAAACCTTGCTATTAAGCTGATTAAATTGTATTTCTTCATAAGCCAATTAAATATTTCTAATCGATTTCATTTAAACTAGTATTAATTTTTATACAAATAAACTTTCATAAGAATAACATTATTCAAACTATTTTGGATTCAGTTTTAATTTAAAAAGATGATATACACACAGGAAATTATTAATTCAGCAGACAAAAAAACCCCTGTATAACAGGGGTTAATTCTATTCAGTTGCATTGCCGGCATTTTCTGCTTCAGCCTTCCATATGCATTTTGCTTTTCCACTTTCGGAATCGTCAATGATAAACGATCCATTTGAATAGCGGTCATTAAAACGGATTGCCGAAGCATTAACTGCTTCTATATGGCCTTTTTCTGTTTCAATGTATAAGTCATCTTTACTGCGGACAATTACACACCCAACAATGCGATGAGGGTTTGATTTCAATTCACGAAGCATCACTACACCGCGCTTGGCACGGGAGGTGCGTTCAAATTCAGTCAGCTTCACTTTTTTAATGGAGCCCCGCTGTGTAACAATCACAACAGCCTGTTCTTTTGGGTCCTCTATAAGCTGAGCGCCTGTAACAAAGTCGCCGTCTTTGAGATTGATGCCTTTAACGCCGGCAGCTCTTGCCCCTACAATGCTGACCTCTTCCTCATGGAACCAAAGGCCATATCCCTGGTGGGTCGCAAGGAAAATTTCCTTCGTGCCATCAGTTAAATAAACGTCAAGAACTTCATCATCGCCCTTTACATTGACAGCAACCAGCGGTTTAGAATATCGCTGTGCCTTATATGATTTCAGTTCGGTTTTCTTTACCATGCCGTTCTTCGTCATAAAGAGAAGATATTCTTCCGTCTCAAAATCTTTTACAGGAATTGCCCGGACAATCGATTCATTCCGGTCAATCGGAATGATATTGGCAATATGCTGACCAAGGTCTTTCCAGCGGATATCCGGCAGCTGATGAACAGGGCAGTACAGATAGTTTCCTTTATTCGTAAATACAAGGAGAACATCGGTTGTATTCATATCAAGCTGGGCAATAATTCTGTCTGAATCCTTCATGCCGAAATCCTGTCCGTTAGAAGCGGCAAACGATCTCTGGCTGGTTCGCTTGACATAGCCTTCCTTCGTTACCGTTACAATAACATCTTCACTTGCTACCAGAACTTCAAGATTGATCTTGATTTCCTCGATTTCCGCTTCAATTCTGGTACGGCGTTCATCAGCAAAGCGCTTTTTAACATCCCTTAGCTCTTTTTTTATAACAGAGAGCAGCTTCTTCTCGCTTTCGAGAATAGCTTTAAGCTCGCCGATGAGCTTAGAAAGCTCCTCAGCCTCTGCTCTTAGGGCGGTTATATCTGTATTGGTTAATCGGTATAGCTGCAGGGAAACGATTGCTTCTGCCTGAGGTTCAGTGAACTCAAACTTTGCAATCAGATTATCTTTCGCATCCCGTTTATCTTTAGAAGCGCGGATCGCTGCAATCACTTCATCAAGTATTGACAGAGCTTTCATCAGGCCTTCAACGATATGCTGGCGCGCCTCGGCCTTTTGCAGCTCATACTGGGATCTGCGTGTAACAACTTCTTTACGATGGCCTATATAAGCATCCAGCAGCTCTCTTAACCCCATTAATTTCGGGTGGCGATTGTGGATGGCTACCATATTGAAGTTATATGGGATCTGCAAATCACTGTTTTTGTACAGGTAATGAAGGACCCCTTCAGGATCTGCATCCTTTTTTAACTCGATCACAATACGGAGCCCGGTCCGGTCTGTTTCATCACGGACTTCGGCAATGCCTTCCACTTTCCGGTCAAGGCGGAATTCATCAATCTTCTTAACCAGATTTGCTTTATTCACTTCATATGGAATCTCAGTGATGACGATCTGTTTTTTTCCTCCGCGCAAATCCTCAAATTCAGCCTTACCGCGGACAATGATTTTGCCTCTTCCTGTTTCATAAGCTTTTTTTATTCCATCGACTCCCTGGATAATGCCACCAGTAGGGAAGTCCGGGCCCTTAATATGCTCCATCAGATCATCTATGGAACAATCAGGCTTATCCATCCGTAAAATAACACCATCAATTATCTCATTCAGATGATGGGGCGGAATATCAGTTGCATATCCCGCAGAAATGCCTGTCGAGCCGTTGACAAGCAAATTCGGATAAACTGCCGGCAAAACGGTTGGCTCATTGGACGTGTCATCAAAGTTCGGGATAAATTCAACCGTTCTTTTCTCAATATCTCTCAGCAATTCGGAAGAAAGGGGAGATAAACGGGCTTCTGTATAACGCATGGCTGCTGGGGGATCTCCATCGATGCTCCCATTATTGCCATGCATTTCCACAAGAAGGTTACGGACCTTCCAATCCTGGCTCATCCGCACCATCGCGTCATAAACTGAAGTATCGCCATGCGGATGATAATTGCCGATTACATTCCCGACTGTTTTAGCGGACTTTCTGAAGCCCTTTTCATGTGTGTTTCCTTCTACGTGCATGGCATAAAGAATCCGTCTTTGAACGGGCTTTAGCCCATCACGTGCATCAGGAAGGGCACGATCCTGAATAATATATTTACTATAACGCCCAAAGCGGTCGCCTAATACGTCTTCAAGAGGAAGGTCCCGGAATTTTTCAGCAGAACTCATGAGTCAACACCCTCCTCCTCTAGTACTGAAATATTTTCATTTTCAAGTATGCTTCCATCTTCTTCAAGGCCGAATGCCACATTCGATTCAATCCATTTGCGGCGGGGTTCAACCTTATCGCCCATCAAGGTGGTCACACGGCGTTCAGCTCTGGCTGCATCATCAATTTTAACGCGGATCAATGTGCGCGACTCCGGGTCCATAGTTGTCTCCCATAGCTGGTCGGCGTTCATCTCCCCAAGCCCTTTGTAGCGCTGAAGCATATAGCCTTTACCCACTTTTTTAATGGTATCCTGAAGATCATCATCACTCCATGCATACTCAATCACTTCTTTTTTGCCTGACCCCCTGCTGACTTTATATAAAGGAGGCAGCGCAATGAATACCTTTCCCGCTTCAAGCAGCGGTTTCATATACCTGTAAAAGAACGTGAGCAGGAGCACCTGGATATGCGCCCCATCAGTGTCGGCATCTGTCATGATGATCACCTTATCATAGTTGACATCTTCCAGATTAAAATCCGCGCCAACGCCTGCCCCAACTGCATGGATAATGGTATTGATTTCTTCATTTTTAAAAATATCCGCAAGCTTTGCTTTTTCTGTATTGATTACTTTACCTCTAAGCGGAAGTACAGCCTGAAAACGCCTGTCCCTTCCCTGCTTGGCAGACCCCCCGGCAGAATCACCCTCAACGAGATATAATTCATTTCTTTGAGGGTTCCGCGATTGTGCAGGAGTCAGTTTTCCGGAAAGCATTGCTTCCGATTTTTTCCGCTTTTTCCCGCTTCTTGCTTCCTCACGTGCTTTGCGGGCCGCTTCTCTTGCCTGGAAAGCTTTTATCGCCTTTTTAATTAACAGAGAGCTTGTCTCCGGGTTTTCTTCAAGGAAATAAGACAAATGCTCAGAAACAACTGAATCAACAGCAGATCGTGCTTCACTGGTCCCCAGTTTGCCTTTCGTCTGGCCCTCAAACTGCAGAAGCTCTTCAGGAACACGAACAGAGATGATCGCCGTGAATCCTTCACGCAGATCCGCTCCATCCAGGTTTTTATCCTTTTCCTTCAGAAGATTCACTTTGCGGGCATATTCGTTAAAAGCCCTAGTCATCGCAGTTTTGCTCCCAGCCTCATGCGTACCGCCGTCCTTTGTGCGGACGTTGTTGACGAATGAAAGGACATTTTCCGAGTAACCATCATTGAATTGAAAAGCAAAATCCACTTCAATCCCATTGCTTTCGCCTTCAAAGCTTACGACAGGGTGCAGAACATCCTTTTCTTCATTTAAATATCCTACAAATGCTTCTATGCCGTTTTCATAGTGAAAAACGTCATGAAAATCATTACGCTCATCTATAATTTCTATTTTCATTCCTTTTAAAAGGAAAGCAGATTCACGAAGACGCTCGCAAAGCGTTTCGTAATTATATGTGGTTGTCGAAAAAATCGACGGATCCGGCTTAAAATGAATGGTAGTCCCTGATTGATTTGTCTTTCCGGTCTTTTCCAGTGTAGTCACCGGCTTGCCGCCCAGCTCGAAACGCTGTTCATATACAAAGCCGTCACGTTTAATTTTAACCACAAGCCATTCGGAAAGGGCGTTGACGACAGATGCACCAACACCATGAAGCCCGCCGCTCGTCTTATAGCCTCCCTGGCCAAACTTTCCCCCTGCATGAAGGACAGTTAATATGACTTCCGGAGTCGGCTTGCCCATTCTATGCATACCTGTAGGCATTCCGCGTCCTTTATCTTGTACACTAATTGAATTATCTTTATGTATTCTGACAATGATATGATCCCCGTAACCTGCCAGTGCTTCATCGACAGCATTATCGACAATCTCATATACAAGATGGTGCAAACCCCTTGCATCCGTACTTCCAATGTACATCCCAGGGCGTTTTCTAACCGCTTCAAGCCCTTCGAGTACCTGTATGGCATCATCATTGTAGTCAAAAGCTTCCTGATTTCTTGCCACGAACATACCCCTTTCATTTCCTGCAAAAACACTTGCCGCCGAAAATCGCGGCATTGGAACACCATATAAGAATTCGGCTGTACAGCCAATTTTCTTTGTGAAAAAACAATGTTCGAACAGGTGTTCTGTATTTATATTTTACCATATAAATTAGGATGGTCTATGCTTTATTTTATCTATTTATTTGGTTTTGGCAAATAAGATCTTGAGATTTAAGAGATTTATCATGATTATTTCCGTTACACGAACCCTTTATTTACAGGGATTCTATAAAAAATAAAAAACATGAGATCTTATAGAGACCTCATGCTTTAGTTTACTTCGTCAGAGCATGTTCAACTTTAATGCAGCGGTCCATGATGACAATGTACCCTTTTTCTTTTAGAAAATCATATGCTTCCTGGTTCGCCACTCCAAGCTGAGCCCAGAAGATATCAGCATCTATTTCAGCAAATTCCCGCGCGATTTCCGGAAGAAATTCAGATCGCCTGAATACATTAACGATATCCACATGCCCCTTGATGTCTTTAAGACTCGGCACTGCCTTTACACCAAGTACTTCATCAACAGACGGATTAACCGGAATGATTTCATATCCAGCTTTTTGCATCGCCTCTGATACCATGTAGGATGTACGTTCAGGATTTCCGCTTAATCCTACAACAGCAATCCGCTTTGCCTTCTTTAGAAGCACACCGATTTCGTCCCTGCTTGGGTTTTCAATAGCCATTTTGTACCCTCCTATTTTATCTGGTTACTTATATATTACCTAAAAACATAAGAGCACACTAACTTATTGCTCTTATTCCCGAATATCGAGCTTATAAAAATTCAATGATCTCTCAACTTTAAACCCTGCTTTTTTATAAATAGACAGCGCTTTCCCGTTTGCTGTTCCTGCACATAGCTTAATGCTTTTGGCTCCACTATTCGCAAAAAGATCATGAATCGCCATTTCAAGCAAATTCCGACCAATCCCCTTCTTGCGCTTATTGGGATCCACACCAAAGAATTCAATGCTTCCTTCTTTTTCTTCACGATTGTATTCTGCATATAAATAGCCATTTAATCCATCAGCATCAAGACATGTATAGACTTTATGATCATCATTCATTCTTTCGATAATCTCTTTTCCTGAAAAATATGTTTGAGGAAATAAGGCATCGTGCAAATGAATAAATTCACTATGAAAGTGAATCGGCAATAAACTGACCTTTCTTAAACTATTGCTTGAATTATCTTTCAGTTCCATGTATGTATGAGCCGATTGCAGCATGAATCCGTTTTCTGATGCAAACTCGGCAGCAGTACGGTTGGATGCATCAGCAAATAAAAAGTATGTATGCAGCTTTCCTTCAAAATAATGGAGTGCTTTTTCCCATAGTAGTCGCATAAACTCATTTTCCTGTACAAAAGGTCCCCATAACTCCGCTGTCCCTTTATTAAGATCGGCATCTGCACCCAGAAAACCAGCAAGAGCATCACCCTCCCGGACAATAAACGCAGCTGATTCGGCATCACGATTCATTTCTTCCAGACTTTGATAAATATCGTTTTGACTGGTCCCCAAATACCCTATATGACACTCTGGCAAAGCGTTCATTTCTGCAATAAACTCAGATGCCTGCATGAGATTTGCATGATCTAAAATTTCGGATTTCACAACATCACACCCCTTTACCGTATTTTACCATAAAAAAACCGGCTGATTTGCTTTCAGCCGAAATAGAAGATTAATAAACTGCTGTCTCTAATCTTTTGAGCAGCCTTTTTATACTGTAGTTCGCTTCTTTTAAAACCATTTCTTTATCGACTGTGTTCAGCTTCCGATTTTCCATCACAATTTTACCGTTGACGATGGTAGATTCTACATCTGCACGTGTGGCTGAATAGACTATTCTCGAGATAGTATCGATATCAAATGACGGATATACGTGAAAATCATTCAGATTAAGGATAGCAAGGTCTGCTTTCTTTCCGGGCTCCAGACTTCCGATTTCCTGTTCCATTCCGACTGCCTTCGCTCCGCCGATCGTCGCCATTCTGAAGACGGTTCTCGCATTCATTGCTGTTGGTCCGTGCACAGGCTTCTGAATGATGGCAGCCAATCTCATTTCATTGAACATATC
This region includes:
- a CDS encoding alanine/glycine:cation symporter family protein, translating into MALLETIVGFLNDLLWTYILIAALIILGLFFSFKSRFVQLRFFGEMFRILGDKAMVSAEGKRGISSFQAFTISAASRVGTGNIAGVATAIAAGGPGAVFWMWLIAFIGGASSFIESTLAQIYKVKDKDGFRGGPAYYMEKGLNKRWMGIIFAIIITFCFGLVFNSVQSNTISLAFNEAFGTSRLTIGIVLAVLTAAIIFGGVKRIAYVSQVVVPIMAVIYLAVAIIIVIMNITEIPNLVGSIVKGAFGIDQAAGGAMGAAVMMGIKRGLFSNEAGMGSVPNAAATAAVSHPVKQGLIQTLGVFVDTILICSATAFIILLSGDYANSDLTGIELTQAALSTHVGSWAPIFIAVAIFLFAFTSVIGNYYYGETNIEFIKESRTALFTYRIAVIGMVIFGSVVDLAIVWSLADLFMGLMAIINFIAIILLAKVAYAALNDYKAQRKEGKDPVFYADSIPGLKGIESWETKESALKKAAK
- the parC gene encoding DNA topoisomerase IV subunit A, coding for MSSAEKFRDLPLEDVLGDRFGRYSKYIIQDRALPDARDGLKPVQRRILYAMHVEGNTHEKGFRKSAKTVGNVIGNYHPHGDTSVYDAMVRMSQDWKVRNLLVEMHGNNGSIDGDPPAAMRYTEARLSPLSSELLRDIEKRTVEFIPNFDDTSNEPTVLPAVYPNLLVNGSTGISAGYATDIPPHHLNEIIDGVILRMDKPDCSIDDLMEHIKGPDFPTGGIIQGVDGIKKAYETGRGKIIVRGKAEFEDLRGGKKQIVITEIPYEVNKANLVKKIDEFRLDRKVEGIAEVRDETDRTGLRIVIELKKDADPEGVLHYLYKNSDLQIPYNFNMVAIHNRHPKLMGLRELLDAYIGHRKEVVTRRSQYELQKAEARQHIVEGLMKALSILDEVIAAIRASKDKRDAKDNLIAKFEFTEPQAEAIVSLQLYRLTNTDITALRAEAEELSKLIGELKAILESEKKLLSVIKKELRDVKKRFADERRTRIEAEIEEIKINLEVLVASEDVIVTVTKEGYVKRTSQRSFAASNGQDFGMKDSDRIIAQLDMNTTDVLLVFTNKGNYLYCPVHQLPDIRWKDLGQHIANIIPIDRNESIVRAIPVKDFETEEYLLFMTKNGMVKKTELKSYKAQRYSKPLVAVNVKGDDEVLDVYLTDGTKEIFLATHQGYGLWFHEEEVSIVGARAAGVKGINLKDGDFVTGAQLIEDPKEQAVVIVTQRGSIKKVKLTEFERTSRAKRGVVMLRELKSNPHRIVGCVIVRSKDDLYIETEKGHIEAVNASAIRFNDRYSNGSFIIDDSESGKAKCIWKAEAENAGNATE
- the parE gene encoding DNA topoisomerase IV subunit B; the encoded protein is MARNQEAFDYNDDAIQVLEGLEAVRKRPGMYIGSTDARGLHHLVYEIVDNAVDEALAGYGDHIIVRIHKDNSISVQDKGRGMPTGMHRMGKPTPEVILTVLHAGGKFGQGGYKTSGGLHGVGASVVNALSEWLVVKIKRDGFVYEQRFELGGKPVTTLEKTGKTNQSGTTIHFKPDPSIFSTTTYNYETLCERLRESAFLLKGMKIEIIDERNDFHDVFHYENGIEAFVGYLNEEKDVLHPVVSFEGESNGIEVDFAFQFNDGYSENVLSFVNNVRTKDGGTHEAGSKTAMTRAFNEYARKVNLLKEKDKNLDGADLREGFTAIISVRVPEELLQFEGQTKGKLGTSEARSAVDSVVSEHLSYFLEENPETSSLLIKKAIKAFQAREAARKAREEARSGKKRKKSEAMLSGKLTPAQSRNPQRNELYLVEGDSAGGSAKQGRDRRFQAVLPLRGKVINTEKAKLADIFKNEEINTIIHAVGAGVGADFNLEDVNYDKVIIMTDADTDGAHIQVLLLTFFYRYMKPLLEAGKVFIALPPLYKVSRGSGKKEVIEYAWSDDDLQDTIKKVGKGYMLQRYKGLGEMNADQLWETTMDPESRTLIRVKIDDAARAERRVTTLMGDKVEPRRKWIESNVAFGLEEDGSILENENISVLEEEGVDS
- a CDS encoding CoA-binding protein; its protein translation is MAIENPSRDEIGVLLKKAKRIAVVGLSGNPERTSYMVSEAMQKAGYEIIPVNPSVDEVLGVKAVPSLKDIKGHVDIVNVFRRSEFLPEIAREFAEIDADIFWAQLGVANQEAYDFLKEKGYIVIMDRCIKVEHALTK
- a CDS encoding GNAT family N-acetyltransferase; protein product: MKSEILDHANLMQASEFIAEMNALPECHIGYLGTSQNDIYQSLEEMNRDAESAAFIVREGDALAGFLGADADLNKGTAELWGPFVQENEFMRLLWEKALHYFEGKLHTYFLFADASNRTAAEFASENGFMLQSAHTYMELKDNSSNSLRKVSLLPIHFHSEFIHLHDALFPQTYFSGKEIIERMNDDHKVYTCLDADGLNGYLYAEYNREEKEGSIEFFGVDPNKRKKGIGRNLLEMAIHDLFANSGAKSIKLCAGTANGKALSIYKKAGFKVERSLNFYKLDIRE